TCTCCGCCGATCTGATCGCCACCAAATATGGTTTCAGCAGAACCGATGTCGACGCCTACGCCGTCGGGAGCCAGAAGCGCGCTGGACATGCCTGGCAGCAGGGTTGGTTCGACAAGTCGGTCGTGCCGGTCAAGGATCAGAACGGCCTGACGATCCTTGATAAGGACGAGCATATGCGCCCCGGCACCGACATGCAGGCGCTTGCCTCCCTCAATCCCTCCTTCCAGATGCCCGGCGAGATGGGCGGGTTCGAGGCCGTCGGAATCCAGGCGCACCCGGAAATCGAGCGCATCAACTATGTCCACCATGCCGGCAATTCCTCAGGCATCGTCGATGGCGCCGGCGTCGTCCTGCTCGGCTCCAAGGCAGGCGGTCAGAGCATGGGCATGAAGCCGCGCGCCCGCATCAAAGCCTTCGCCAATATCGGCTCCGATCCGGCCCTGATGCTGACCGGACCGGTCGATGTCACCGAGAAGCTGCTGAAACGGACCGGCATGCGCCTTGCCGACATCGATCTCTTCGAGTTGAACGAGGCCTTCGCCGCCGTGGTGCTGCGCTATATGCAAGCCTTCGACATCGACCACGACAGGATCAACGTCAATGGCGGCGCCATCGCCATGGGTCATCCGCTCGGCGCCACCGGCGCGATGATCCTCGGCACGGTGCTGGACGAGCTCGAACGCCGCGACCTCAACACCGCGCTGGTGACGCTCTGCATCGGCGCCGGCATGGGTACCGCGACGGTTATCGAAAGGGTCTGACGATGAGCTTCAACACCGGCACGATCGAAACCGAATATGCCGAGGTCACCGAGCACTGGTCGCCCCGCGTCATTGCCGATCTCAACGGCCAGAGCGTCAAGCTCGCCAAGGTCCGGGGCCAGCTCGCCTGGCATTCTCACCGCGACGAGGACGAGCTTTTTCTCATCTGGAAGGGCGCGCTGACCATCGAATATCGCGACCGCCCGCATGTGCACCTGAACGCCGGCGATTTTCATGTCGTGCCGAGGGGCGTAGAGCATAATCCGGTGGCGGAGGAGGAATGCTGGATCGTGCTTTTCGAGCCATCGCAGACCAAGCATATCGGCGATGTAGTCACCGAAAAGACGAAGACAGTCGACGCGCAGCGCAGCCATTTGCCGGCCTGATCGGGGAGGAAACCCAATGACCTACATAAATTTCACGCTCGAAACCGACGCCGACGGCATCGCTCTCGTCACCTGGGACATGCCCGGCAAATCGATGAACGTCTTCACCGCGGAGGTGATGGCCGAGCTCGACGCCATCATCGATGCCACCACCACTGACGCCGCCGTCAAGGGTGTCGTCATTACCTCGGGCAAGTCCTCCTTCTCCGGCGGCGCCGATCTGTCGATGGTCAAGTCGACGTTCACTTTCTACCAGGATGAGAAAGAAAAGAGCCCGCAAACGGCCGTGCAGAAACTCTTCGACATGGTCGGCAGCATGACCGGCCTGTTTCGCAAGCTCGAAACATCGGGCAAGCCCTGGGTCTCCGCCATCAACGGCACCTGCATGGGCGGCGCCTTCGAAATGTCGCTCGCCTGCCACGGCCGCGTCGTCTCCAATGCCAAGAGCGTCAAGATCGCGCTGCCCGAGGTCAAGGTCGGCATCTTCCCCGGCGCCGGCGGCACACAGCGTGTGCCGCGCCTGGCGAACGCCCAGGATGCGCTGCAGATGATGACGACGGGCCAGTCGCTGACCGGCTCCCGCGCCAAGGCGATGAACCTCGTGCATCAGGTGGTCGAGCCGGACCAACTGATCCCCGCCGCGAAGCAGATGATCAAGGATGGCCTGAAACCGGTTGCCCCCTGGGACGAGAAGGGTTTCAAGGCGCCCGGCGGCGGCATCTGGACGCCGGCTTCAGCCCAGCTCTGGCCGGCGGCGCCGGCGATCCTGCGTCGGGAGACATCGGGCAATTATCCGGCAGCGCTTGCCATCCTGAAATGTGTCTATGAAGGCCTTCAGGTGCCGTTCGACACCGGCCTGAAGATCGAGCAGCGTTATTTCACCGAGGTGGTGCAGACCCGCGAAGCCTTCTCGATGATCCGTTCGCTGTTCATCTCCATGCAGGAACTCGGCAAGGGTGCGCGCCGTCCGGCCGGTCACCCGAAGACCGAGCTGAAACATGTCGGCGTCGTCGGCGCCGGCTTCATGGGCGCTTCGATCGCCTATGTTACGGCCGCCGCCGGCATTCCGGTGACGCTGATCGACCGTGACTTGGAGGCTGCTGCCAAGGGAAAGGCCGTCTGCGAAGGTCTCGTCAAGGATTCCGTCGGTAAGGGGCGATTTACGCAGGACGAGGCCGCAGCCCTGCTCTCTCGCATCACGCCCTCGGCCGATTACGCCGACCTCACCAATGCCGATCTGGTCATCGAGGCGGTGTTCGAGGATCGCCAGGTGAAGAAAGCGGTGATCGAGGCTGTGGAAGCCGTGCTGCCGCAAGGAGCGATCTTAGCCTCCAATACCTCGACCCTGCCGATTACCGGGCTGGCGAAGAATTCCAAGCGCCCGGCCGATTTCATCGGCATCCATTTCTTCTCGCCGGTGGAAAAGATGATGCTGACCGAGGTCATCCTCGGTAAGGAGACCGGCGACAAAGCGCTGGCCGTCGCTCTCGACTATGTCGCGGCGATCAAGAAGACGCCGATCGTCGTCAACGACACCCGCGGCTTCTTCGTCAATCGCTGCGTGCTGCGTTACATGTCGGAAAGCTACGACATGCTGATCGAAGGCGTGCCGCCCGCGATGATCGAGAATGCCGCCAAGATGGCCGGCATGCCGGTGGGTCCGTTGGCACTCAACGACGAGGTCGCCATCGATCTCTCGCTGAAAATCCTCAAGGCCACGGCCGCCGATCTCGGCGAGAAGGCGATCGACCTCAGGCATATGGAACTGATCTCCCGCATGGTGGAAAAGGAGGGCCGCTTAGGCCGCAAGAATTCCAAGGGCTTCTACGATTATCCGCCGAAACCGGCCAAGAAATCGCTTTGGCCCGAGTTGAAGAGCCTCTACCCGCAGAAGAAAGCGGATGACGTCGACATCGCCGTTCTCAAGCAACGCTTCCTTGTCACCATCGCGCTCGAAGCCGCCCGCACCGTCGAGGAAGGCATCGTCACCGATCCGCGCGAGGCCGACGTCGGCTCGATCCTCGGCTTCGGCTTCGCGCCCTATACCGGCGGGGCGCTGAGTTATATCGACGGGATGGGCGCGAAGGCCTTCGTGGAACTGGCGGAGAAGTTAGCTGAGGCTTACGGAGACCATTTCAAGCCGACGTCATTGTTGAAAGACTTGGCCGCCAATGGTGAGACTTTTTACGGACGGTTCGATCCCTATGCAGGGGCGAAGGCAGCGGCGTAAGCCGTTTCGCGGTGTGGGTTTTGAGGGGGCAATCTTTACCGTCATACCGTGGCCGCCCCCTCTGCCCTGCCGGGCATCTCCCCCACAAGTGGGGAGATTGGCTGGGCGCGAGGATCTCCCCGAATCTTGTCCGTCACGGCTAGTCGCAGGAGAGGTCCGGTGGGCGTGCTACTTGCCGATCTCCCCACCTGTGAGGGAGATGCCCGGCAGGGCAGAGGGCGCCGCCGCGGCACGACGGCAAAGACCCTTTCGCCCCAAGAGCACGAACTCGACTTTTCCGTGTTGCGGCCTTGTCACGGACACAATTTCCGATTAAACGTTCACGCATCGATCTTGCTAGATGAACTTTGAAACGACGCTCGCGTCGTTCCTGGCGAACTTCCTCCAAAATCGGTTTTCATCGCCGCTCGGCATTTGCCCGGGCGGCAATCTTCTATGAACGATTCGAAAAGGATATCGTCATGAGCACAGGTACCGTTAAGTGGTTCAACGCAACCAAGGGCTTCGGCTTCATTCAGCCGGATGACGGCGCTGCCGACGTTTTCGTCCACATCTCGGCCGTTGAACGCGCCGGCATGCGTGACCTCAAGGATGGCCAGAAGCTGTCTTACGAGCTCGTCCGCGACAACAAGTCCGGCAAAATGTCGGCAGACCGCCTCCAGGCGGCTTAAGTTTGGCGCGTCCTCTCGGACGCGTGGAGCTTTGAATATCATCTCCGGATCGTGACCACGGATGTACTGGCACGGTTCGTTGAGATGGCAGGGAAGGTCGGGTTAGCCCGGCCTTTTTTATTTGCGTCAGCCTCGGCCGTATCACCGCAAGGCCAATCAGCCTCCGGGCGCCCCGTCAGCCTCCAGCATCTCCATGACCCGCAGCATCACCGCCCGCGCCGCATCGAGCTCGGCTGACGTAAACGCAGCACCCAGCCCGTCCGCCCATCCGGCCTGCGCCACCTCGATTACCCCCAGCCGTGCGGTCCCTTCCGCCGTCAGCCGCACCAGCTTGGCCCGCTGGTGCTGCGGGTTCTCCGCATAGGCGATCAGCCCTTCACCCTCCAGCACATCGGCAAGCCGTTGCACGCCCTGGCGAGCGAGGCCGAGCGCGCGGGCGATCTGCGCCACCGACATGTCGCCGCGCCTTGCCGCGGCCAGCACCTGCCAGCGGGCGCTTGTCTGTCCTGCAGGCTTTGCCAGCTGGTCGCCCGCCGCCGTCAGATGGCCGGCCAGGCGAAGGGCGGTGATTGCGAAAGCGGAAAAGGCATTCCCTTCCATCGTCCGCTCC
This Rhizobium sp. NZLR1 DNA region includes the following protein-coding sequences:
- a CDS encoding acetyl-CoA C-acetyltransferase — its product is MTEVFIYDHVRTPRGRGKKDGALHEVPSVRLAAKTLEAIRDRNGLDTTTVDDIIMGCVDPVMDAGAVIPKAAAFEAGYSTRAPGMQISRFCASGLDAVNFGAGKIAQGADDIVIAGGVESMSRVGLGMSGGAWFMDPSVNFPAYFMPQGVSADLIATKYGFSRTDVDAYAVGSQKRAGHAWQQGWFDKSVVPVKDQNGLTILDKDEHMRPGTDMQALASLNPSFQMPGEMGGFEAVGIQAHPEIERINYVHHAGNSSGIVDGAGVVLLGSKAGGQSMGMKPRARIKAFANIGSDPALMLTGPVDVTEKLLKRTGMRLADIDLFELNEAFAAVVLRYMQAFDIDHDRINVNGGAIAMGHPLGATGAMILGTVLDELERRDLNTALVTLCIGAGMGTATVIERV
- a CDS encoding cupin domain-containing protein translates to MSFNTGTIETEYAEVTEHWSPRVIADLNGQSVKLAKVRGQLAWHSHRDEDELFLIWKGALTIEYRDRPHVHLNAGDFHVVPRGVEHNPVAEEECWIVLFEPSQTKHIGDVVTEKTKTVDAQRSHLPA
- a CDS encoding 3-hydroxyacyl-CoA dehydrogenase NAD-binding domain-containing protein, producing the protein MTYINFTLETDADGIALVTWDMPGKSMNVFTAEVMAELDAIIDATTTDAAVKGVVITSGKSSFSGGADLSMVKSTFTFYQDEKEKSPQTAVQKLFDMVGSMTGLFRKLETSGKPWVSAINGTCMGGAFEMSLACHGRVVSNAKSVKIALPEVKVGIFPGAGGTQRVPRLANAQDALQMMTTGQSLTGSRAKAMNLVHQVVEPDQLIPAAKQMIKDGLKPVAPWDEKGFKAPGGGIWTPASAQLWPAAPAILRRETSGNYPAALAILKCVYEGLQVPFDTGLKIEQRYFTEVVQTREAFSMIRSLFISMQELGKGARRPAGHPKTELKHVGVVGAGFMGASIAYVTAAAGIPVTLIDRDLEAAAKGKAVCEGLVKDSVGKGRFTQDEAAALLSRITPSADYADLTNADLVIEAVFEDRQVKKAVIEAVEAVLPQGAILASNTSTLPITGLAKNSKRPADFIGIHFFSPVEKMMLTEVILGKETGDKALAVALDYVAAIKKTPIVVNDTRGFFVNRCVLRYMSESYDMLIEGVPPAMIENAAKMAGMPVGPLALNDEVAIDLSLKILKATAADLGEKAIDLRHMELISRMVEKEGRLGRKNSKGFYDYPPKPAKKSLWPELKSLYPQKKADDVDIAVLKQRFLVTIALEAARTVEEGIVTDPREADVGSILGFGFAPYTGGALSYIDGMGAKAFVELAEKLAEAYGDHFKPTSLLKDLAANGETFYGRFDPYAGAKAAA
- a CDS encoding cold-shock protein; protein product: MSTGTVKWFNATKGFGFIQPDDGAADVFVHISAVERAGMRDLKDGQKLSYELVRDNKSGKMSADRLQAA
- a CDS encoding MarR family winged helix-turn-helix transcriptional regulator translates to MNEIQNRQHVVKQNRPERTMEGNAFSAFAITALRLAGHLTAAGDQLAKPAGQTSARWQVLAAARRGDMSVAQIARALGLARQGVQRLADVLEGEGLIAYAENPQHQRAKLVRLTAEGTARLGVIEVAQAGWADGLGAAFTSAELDAARAVMLRVMEMLEADGAPGG